In Granulicella tundricola MP5ACTX9, a single genomic region encodes these proteins:
- a CDS encoding multiheme c-type cytochrome, producing the protein MASKCAALASSNVSDHVSRYLLPFGSSPFLPSEARAAFSGFLSPAEVPTAAWCGECHKAIYKQWRESAHANSFRTVWYKKNVQLLIDQKGVEFSRHCEGCHNPVTLFSGALTNGPTWIEALTKKV; encoded by the coding sequence ATGGCGTCGAAATGTGCGGCGCTCGCCTCGTCCAATGTCTCTGATCATGTTTCGCGTTATCTGCTGCCGTTCGGAAGCAGCCCGTTTCTGCCAAGTGAGGCGAGGGCGGCCTTTTCCGGCTTTCTAAGTCCCGCCGAGGTTCCGACGGCGGCTTGGTGTGGGGAGTGCCATAAGGCTATCTATAAGCAATGGCGTGAGTCGGCCCACGCGAACTCGTTCCGGACGGTCTGGTACAAGAAGAACGTTCAACTGCTGATCGATCAGAAGGGTGTTGAGTTTTCTCGGCACTGCGAGGGGTGCCACAACCCGGTCACGCTGTTCAGCGGCGCGCTTACGAATGGTCCAACGTGGATCGAAGCTTTGACGAAGAAGGTGTGA
- a CDS encoding CHAT domain-containing tetratricopeptide repeat protein, with the protein MSKVSGAVDPLSSLSTLQAALIGARLLLLVGLASWSCSASAAQQQSTATQPPQDVTILSPGSVQAIHLAVGEARTYKIILSPQQSLRLVLTQGEHFQKLILHGPRITGSTRTNDSGSGASIPSTLTNASPAGSPASEYTLAIQSYHSNESSEGSLDLSPASFSLPEAQQRATAEDLFYDAEYLRRSANAKQWPHANDEFQQSLNLIQPLKDQYFTLAILTEQSRLLLFRLNDYVGAQRVAAQAAAVAAQLDTNSSSALYSDRSILTLKALCLKTLGSADYYLSDYPSAILHSNQSLAIYQQLNDLYWEGILRGNLAYVYFESGDTPAALETAARASAIADQVHDEYGRVYTLEALGSIHLARDEFDQAYDSYQQALTLTRKTPYPAIEALIWRGLGRFYQEVGKADLAEDAYQQAVTSAKKASDTAALLEITSELAALERSQGKLKAAHTAYDSGIALSGSSKLSREAVLLQSGLALTLAAEKKPREGIQQAGQAAALAQSIGYVEGEANATRDLAQLYLGLKDLKSARADYSHAAQLYEGIQDRVQTAHALAQLARIDVASDLQLAQTEEDHALDLIESTRVLVPGRELRTSYFADQQGVYAFGIELMIRLNRAYPNRHYVDRAFQIAEMARARSLLDQSSFFAEAANFSTTTPSPETASCELHLAAAYQRLHDLNVSDENANYRITRTQNEIQGQLAICDGLAGTAQSAKRQPETSLATLDSLQHSLSTQHASLIEYWLGDAESCLWYITAHGVKMLPLPPRRRLEAQVQSLTDSILARQSPIPGEDLAARTIRLEQSDRRAGDLLLQMGKLLLGPASGHPAGVLYIVPDGALASLPFAALTPQFKETPILLQGEVIEEPSSSVLLHLLDIHANSGGHPSSPYAAIAIFADPVYAADDERLPHQPAHLSQTALRSAFVLPELARLPASRAEADSIASLASGSSVETHIGFDASSHAILSTDWSRYQVMHLALHALIGQSPAFTGIAFSMFGRSGRTQNGMLWLNQIYRLKGAPGMVFLSACSTAAGKEIPGEGIDSLANAFLSHGSQSVIASLWSVEDQASSQLVRDFYYNLLTLHLPPGASLRRAQLSFVHSTQHRSPLYWAAFQLEGLPGN; encoded by the coding sequence ATGAGCAAAGTTTCGGGCGCAGTTGATCCTCTGTCCTCGCTTTCGACGCTTCAAGCAGCGTTGATTGGTGCTCGTCTGCTTTTGCTCGTAGGGTTAGCCTCCTGGTCGTGCTCCGCCTCAGCAGCTCAGCAACAGTCCACTGCAACTCAGCCCCCCCAAGACGTAACGATCCTGTCCCCCGGCTCCGTTCAAGCAATTCACCTTGCAGTCGGCGAAGCCCGGACATACAAAATCATTCTGTCTCCACAACAATCGCTGCGGCTCGTTCTCACGCAAGGCGAGCACTTCCAGAAGCTCATCCTCCATGGCCCGCGCATCACGGGCTCCACCCGAACCAACGACTCCGGATCGGGAGCTTCAATCCCCTCCACGCTCACCAACGCCTCACCCGCAGGTAGCCCCGCCAGCGAATATACCTTGGCGATTCAGTCGTACCACTCCAATGAATCGTCCGAAGGTTCCCTCGATCTCAGTCCAGCCTCCTTCTCTCTTCCCGAGGCGCAACAACGCGCCACCGCGGAAGATCTCTTCTACGACGCGGAATACCTGCGGCGCAGCGCGAATGCAAAACAATGGCCGCACGCGAATGATGAGTTTCAACAATCCTTGAATCTGATCCAGCCACTGAAGGATCAGTACTTCACCCTGGCAATTCTGACCGAGCAATCCCGTCTCCTGCTCTTCCGTTTGAACGACTACGTGGGAGCCCAGCGCGTCGCAGCTCAGGCAGCCGCCGTCGCAGCTCAGTTGGATACAAACTCCTCGTCCGCGCTCTACAGTGACCGGTCAATCCTGACCCTCAAAGCCTTGTGCCTGAAGACCCTCGGTTCGGCTGACTACTATCTCTCCGACTACCCATCCGCGATCCTGCACTCCAATCAATCTCTCGCAATCTACCAGCAACTCAATGACCTGTACTGGGAGGGCATCCTTCGCGGCAACCTCGCCTACGTTTATTTTGAAAGCGGCGATACTCCCGCAGCCCTTGAAACTGCAGCACGCGCATCGGCCATCGCCGACCAGGTTCACGACGAGTATGGCCGGGTCTACACACTGGAAGCCCTTGGCTCCATCCATTTAGCCCGTGATGAATTCGATCAGGCCTACGACAGTTATCAGCAAGCGCTGACGCTCACTCGAAAGACCCCTTACCCCGCAATCGAAGCTCTCATATGGCGAGGCTTGGGAAGGTTCTACCAGGAGGTTGGCAAAGCCGATCTCGCAGAGGACGCGTACCAGCAGGCTGTCACCTCGGCCAAGAAGGCAAGCGATACCGCGGCGCTGCTTGAAATCACGTCAGAGCTTGCTGCGTTGGAGCGCTCACAGGGAAAACTCAAAGCAGCTCATACGGCTTATGACAGCGGCATCGCGCTCTCCGGCTCCTCAAAGCTTTCGCGCGAAGCCGTACTTCTCCAGAGTGGCTTGGCCTTGACCCTGGCTGCGGAAAAGAAGCCACGCGAGGGCATTCAGCAAGCCGGACAAGCCGCCGCCTTGGCTCAATCGATCGGTTATGTTGAAGGCGAAGCGAACGCCACACGGGACCTTGCGCAGTTGTATCTGGGCTTGAAAGACCTCAAATCCGCGCGTGCGGACTATAGCCATGCAGCCCAGTTGTATGAAGGTATTCAGGATCGCGTACAGACCGCGCACGCTCTGGCCCAACTTGCCCGCATTGACGTGGCATCGGATCTTCAGCTCGCTCAGACGGAGGAGGATCATGCACTAGACCTCATTGAAAGCACGCGTGTGCTTGTTCCAGGCCGGGAGCTTCGCACATCCTACTTCGCCGATCAACAAGGCGTCTATGCCTTCGGCATCGAACTCATGATTCGCCTCAACCGGGCCTACCCCAACAGGCACTACGTCGACCGCGCATTTCAGATTGCGGAGATGGCGAGAGCCCGCAGTTTGCTCGATCAAAGCAGCTTCTTCGCGGAGGCCGCTAACTTCTCCACTACGACTCCCTCTCCCGAGACAGCCTCCTGCGAGCTGCATCTCGCAGCAGCCTACCAACGGCTGCACGACCTGAATGTGAGCGACGAAAACGCAAACTATCGGATCACCCGCACGCAGAACGAAATTCAGGGACAGCTCGCAATTTGTGACGGCCTTGCAGGCACCGCTCAAAGTGCCAAGCGGCAACCCGAAACCAGCCTTGCAACCCTCGATTCACTGCAACATTCTCTTTCCACTCAACACGCCTCTCTGATCGAGTATTGGCTGGGCGACGCCGAAAGCTGCCTCTGGTACATCACTGCCCACGGTGTCAAAATGCTCCCGCTTCCACCGCGCCGCCGTTTGGAAGCACAAGTCCAGAGCCTGACTGACTCTATCCTTGCAAGGCAATCGCCTATTCCGGGAGAAGATCTCGCCGCCCGCACTATCCGCCTTGAGCAATCCGATCGACGCGCTGGAGACCTTCTTCTTCAAATGGGCAAACTTCTTCTAGGCCCGGCCTCCGGCCATCCCGCAGGCGTTCTCTATATAGTGCCAGATGGCGCTCTCGCCTCGCTGCCTTTCGCCGCGCTAACCCCGCAGTTCAAAGAGACTCCAATCCTCCTACAGGGCGAAGTCATTGAAGAGCCTTCGTCTTCTGTCCTCCTGCATCTCCTTGACATCCATGCAAATTCCGGAGGCCACCCATCGTCTCCTTATGCTGCCATCGCTATCTTCGCAGACCCCGTTTATGCAGCCGATGATGAACGTTTGCCACATCAGCCCGCTCATCTGTCCCAGACCGCGCTCCGCTCCGCGTTTGTCCTTCCTGAGCTCGCACGTCTGCCCGCATCCCGCGCGGAGGCAGACTCGATCGCGTCTCTCGCCTCCGGTAGCAGCGTTGAAACGCATATCGGCTTCGATGCCTCATCCCACGCCATCCTGAGCACGGATTGGAGCCGCTATCAGGTCATGCATCTTGCCCTCCACGCTCTCATCGGGCAGTCACCGGCCTTCACCGGCATCGCCTTCAGCATGTTTGGCAGATCCGGTCGCACCCAAAACGGGATGCTCTGGCTCAATCAGATCTACCGCCTCAAGGGCGCGCCGGGCATGGTCTTCCTCAGCGCCTGCAGTACCGCAGCTGGAAAGGAAATTCCAGGAGAAGGCATCGACAGTCTTGCCAACGCCTTCCTCTCCCATGGCTCTCAAAGCGTCATCGCCTCTCTCTGGAGCGTTGAGGATCAGGCCTCGAGCCAGCTTGTGCGAGACTTCTACTACAACCTGCTCACGTTACATCTGCCCCCGGGCGCTTCCTTGCGCCGCGCGCAACTCTCATTTGTCCATTCCACTCAGCACCGCTCGCCGCTTTATTGGGCCGCGTTTCAACTTGAAGGTCTCCCGGGAAACTGA
- a CDS encoding RNA polymerase sigma factor yields MSPDKSSALGAEQAQPKAPPIARRVWSLDRAALASLLLVLDGDPDQAAVAYEALRQRLIRFFHLHQVSDTDGFTDICLDRLARRIHQGLVVESPLSYAVGIARMLLREERTAQRRRETMIEDFSRLGPGHLTEEVMIQGISLPNLEQYLEHCLQHLAPVQRKQILLYYSATAREGIDIRQQMAAESDLSLNTFRNRMLRLRKLLEDCLRKRIAAQDLKRPPL; encoded by the coding sequence ATGTCCCCTGATAAATCTTCTGCCTTAGGAGCCGAGCAAGCCCAGCCCAAAGCTCCGCCTATCGCCAGGCGGGTCTGGAGCCTTGATCGGGCGGCGCTGGCATCGCTCCTGCTTGTGCTTGATGGAGATCCAGACCAGGCTGCCGTGGCCTACGAGGCGCTTCGCCAGAGACTCATCCGTTTTTTTCATCTCCATCAGGTCAGCGATACTGACGGCTTCACGGATATCTGCCTCGATCGTCTGGCAAGGCGCATCCACCAGGGTTTAGTAGTAGAAAGTCCGCTGAGCTACGCAGTCGGCATCGCTCGCATGCTCTTAAGAGAAGAGCGGACCGCACAGCGCCGTAGGGAGACCATGATTGAGGATTTCTCCCGTCTTGGCCCGGGTCACCTGACAGAGGAGGTCATGATCCAGGGGATCAGCCTCCCTAACCTCGAGCAATACCTTGAACACTGTCTTCAACATCTGGCTCCCGTTCAGAGAAAACAGATCCTGCTCTATTACAGCGCCACCGCCCGGGAAGGCATCGACATTCGTCAGCAGATGGCCGCGGAAAGTGATCTGTCCCTCAACACTTTCCGCAATCGAATGCTGCGCCTCCGTAAGCTCCTGGAAGATTGCTTGCGAAAACGCATCGCCGCCCAGGACCTGAAGCGCCCACCCTTGTGA
- a CDS encoding glycoside hydrolase family 43 protein: MDKMTPQPIRQALILLSLVLSSLIPAAAQAASPTGGVSAVWSADQGNGTYKNPVLFADYSDPDVIRVGDTFYLVASSFNQIPGLPILTSKDLVNWHFAAHALPVQPPDELYSKPQHGKGVWAPAIRFHDGKFFIFYPDPDLGIYMTQAKSIQGPWSAPLLIKAAPGWIDPCPLWDDDGNAYLVNALAGSRGGIKNIVVLSRMAPDGTALLDSGSIIVDGHLHDQTLEGPKIYKRHGYYYISAPAGGVVPGYHVVLRSKDIYGPYERRVVLAQGKTSINGPHQGAWVDTPTGEDWFLHFRDQGPYGRVLYLEPMHWANDWPVIGQNISKEGTGEPVATFRKPNVPSQPIATLPDSDEFNEPHLGPQWQWEANPQSDFAFPSKSMGALRLINEPQSSPNLWNLPNLLLQKFPAPDFTVTTKLTFTSRFAGEETGLVVLGQSYAYIAVRNTGDHLEVRQVERQDAEHDGKQTESQAVPVTSTTLYLRARVERDADKPEATVSYSFSTDGSAFQSIGTPFHATPGRWVGARIGLFATSPATTGELGYADFDWFRFSR, from the coding sequence ATGGACAAGATGACTCCCCAACCTATCCGCCAAGCCCTGATCCTTCTGAGCCTTGTCCTCTCGTCCCTAATCCCGGCCGCGGCCCAGGCCGCTTCGCCCACCGGTGGCGTCTCCGCCGTCTGGTCCGCAGATCAAGGCAACGGAACCTACAAGAATCCGGTCCTCTTCGCAGACTACTCAGACCCTGACGTCATCCGTGTCGGCGACACCTTCTACCTCGTTGCCTCCAGCTTCAACCAGATCCCCGGCCTCCCCATCCTTACATCCAAAGACCTCGTCAACTGGCACTTCGCCGCCCACGCTCTCCCCGTTCAGCCGCCGGACGAGCTATACAGCAAGCCACAACACGGCAAAGGAGTCTGGGCCCCTGCCATCCGCTTCCACGACGGCAAATTTTTCATCTTCTACCCCGACCCAGACCTTGGCATCTATATGACCCAGGCCAAATCCATCCAGGGCCCCTGGTCCGCTCCGCTACTTATCAAAGCCGCCCCCGGCTGGATCGATCCCTGCCCCCTCTGGGACGACGACGGCAACGCCTACCTCGTCAACGCCCTTGCCGGCAGCCGCGGCGGCATCAAGAACATCGTCGTCCTTAGCCGCATGGCCCCGGACGGAACTGCCTTGTTGGACTCCGGCTCCATCATCGTAGACGGTCACCTCCACGACCAGACCCTCGAAGGCCCCAAGATCTACAAGCGCCACGGTTACTACTACATCTCCGCGCCTGCAGGAGGCGTAGTCCCCGGCTACCACGTCGTCCTCCGTTCCAAAGACATCTACGGTCCATACGAGCGCCGCGTCGTCCTCGCCCAGGGCAAGACCTCCATCAACGGCCCCCACCAGGGAGCATGGGTCGACACCCCCACCGGAGAAGACTGGTTCCTGCACTTCCGTGACCAGGGCCCCTACGGCCGCGTCCTCTATCTCGAGCCCATGCACTGGGCCAACGACTGGCCCGTCATCGGCCAGAACATCTCCAAAGAGGGAACTGGCGAGCCCGTCGCAACCTTCCGCAAGCCCAACGTCCCCTCGCAGCCCATCGCCACCCTCCCGGACTCGGACGAGTTCAACGAGCCGCACCTCGGCCCTCAATGGCAGTGGGAGGCCAATCCCCAGTCGGACTTCGCCTTCCCCTCAAAATCTATGGGTGCGCTCCGGCTCATCAACGAGCCCCAATCCTCCCCCAACCTCTGGAACCTTCCCAATCTCCTCCTCCAGAAGTTTCCCGCGCCGGACTTCACCGTCACCACCAAACTTACCTTCACCTCGCGCTTTGCGGGGGAAGAGACCGGGCTCGTTGTGCTTGGCCAGAGCTACGCCTACATCGCCGTCAGAAATACCGGAGACCACCTTGAAGTCCGCCAAGTGGAGCGTCAGGATGCCGAGCATGATGGCAAGCAGACCGAATCTCAAGCTGTCCCCGTCACCTCCACCACCCTTTACCTTCGAGCCCGGGTGGAGCGCGACGCGGACAAGCCGGAAGCCACCGTCAGCTATAGCTTCAGCACGGACGGCTCGGCCTTCCAATCCATCGGTACCCCATTCCATGCCACCCCCGGCCGCTGGGTGGGCGCACGCATCGGCCTCTTCGCCACCAGCCCAGCAACCACCGGCGAGCTCGGGTACGCAGACTTCGACTGGTTTCGCTTTAGCCGATAA
- a CDS encoding tetratricopeptide repeat protein, which translates to MKKSPQRQSSKQAGNMDLLQTGLAHHRAGRLSDASHCYTALLRLNPAHADALNLSGVLARQRGDLSVSERFIKKAIHQSPSVATYHHHLAKTHTHQGNTLEAIKGYERAISLNPADADSIELLAKLLLASGTKDEALKLYRQLLSLCPDRPDVYFNLGHLLEFDDDKDASLNIYREAARRFPDNPDAHFNLARKLKAEGQTQQAINSFENVLLLKPDDAETFNYLGTLFHLLGETDKAKESYLLAIKHKPDYPLALCNLGALLMDFGQWQVAEMMLRKAIELDPDLLAAYCNLGSVLAQQGNTVAAIEALRQVLQRDPAHAEALCTLGNTMNNLGDEAGAMKCFHLALKANPGHALTRFNMSTLTLAAGNFAEGWPDYELRWQVRESSRNERHLTQPRWTGEDLRGSSIFVYAEQGFGDTIQFSRYVLLLVELGAQVILEVQPQLFQLLENIHPSVLVITKDSPAASETNFHCPLLSLPSIFETDIESIPACIPNLHTEVGHMAWPEHLASKRLRVGVVWAGNPDHMRDRMRSIPFNQFSHILSASEIAFYSLQKGPAATQFATAQHVIDLDAILLDFTDTATAILNMDLVITVDTSVAHLAGALGKPVWILLHHTPDWRWLRGRVDTPWYPSARLFRQTEPGKWDDVLSEVERELDCHSRAWQSNTHTGIPLVEQLV; encoded by the coding sequence GTGAAGAAATCGCCCCAGAGGCAGTCATCCAAACAGGCCGGCAACATGGATCTGTTGCAGACCGGGCTGGCGCATCACCGCGCAGGTAGATTGTCCGACGCTTCGCACTGCTACACAGCTCTACTCCGTCTCAACCCTGCGCATGCCGACGCACTCAACCTTTCGGGCGTTCTTGCACGTCAACGTGGAGACCTGAGTGTCTCAGAACGATTCATCAAGAAAGCTATTCATCAAAGTCCGTCGGTCGCCACCTATCACCACCATCTGGCAAAGACTCACACTCATCAAGGCAATACTCTCGAAGCAATCAAGGGCTATGAGCGTGCAATATCCCTCAATCCAGCCGATGCCGACTCCATTGAACTGCTCGCCAAACTTCTACTGGCGAGCGGAACCAAAGACGAAGCTTTAAAGCTGTACCGCCAACTGCTGAGTCTTTGCCCCGACCGGCCTGATGTTTACTTCAATCTGGGCCATCTGCTGGAGTTTGACGATGACAAAGATGCTTCCCTAAACATCTATCGTGAGGCCGCAAGACGTTTTCCCGACAATCCCGATGCTCACTTCAATCTTGCCAGGAAGCTAAAGGCTGAGGGACAGACACAGCAAGCGATCAACTCCTTCGAAAACGTGCTGCTTCTGAAACCCGACGACGCGGAGACGTTCAACTATCTCGGAACGCTCTTTCACCTTTTGGGAGAGACTGATAAGGCTAAAGAGTCCTATCTTCTGGCCATCAAACATAAGCCCGACTATCCTCTTGCGCTGTGCAATCTTGGTGCGTTGCTGATGGATTTTGGACAATGGCAGGTTGCAGAGATGATGCTCCGCAAAGCAATCGAGCTTGATCCTGATCTGCTCGCCGCTTACTGCAATCTGGGAAGCGTGCTAGCACAGCAGGGAAACACAGTTGCGGCGATTGAAGCCCTCCGCCAGGTACTCCAGAGAGACCCTGCCCATGCAGAGGCACTCTGCACGCTTGGCAATACTATGAATAACCTTGGCGATGAGGCCGGAGCGATGAAATGCTTCCACCTTGCGCTCAAAGCAAATCCCGGACACGCCTTAACCCGCTTCAACATGAGCACCCTTACGCTCGCCGCCGGCAATTTCGCGGAGGGATGGCCAGACTATGAACTTCGCTGGCAGGTCAGGGAGTCGAGTCGCAACGAGCGTCACCTCACCCAACCACGTTGGACAGGTGAAGATCTTCGTGGGTCCAGCATCTTCGTTTACGCGGAGCAGGGATTTGGCGACACGATCCAATTCTCTCGTTATGTGTTGCTACTGGTTGAACTTGGCGCGCAGGTCATTCTAGAGGTACAGCCCCAGTTGTTTCAGCTATTGGAGAATATTCATCCATCCGTTTTGGTTATCACGAAGGATTCCCCGGCCGCATCAGAAACTAACTTCCACTGCCCGTTGCTCAGTTTGCCCTCCATCTTTGAAACCGATATCGAAAGCATTCCCGCCTGCATTCCGAATCTTCATACCGAGGTCGGTCACATGGCATGGCCTGAACATTTAGCCTCCAAGCGGCTACGTGTAGGGGTTGTTTGGGCGGGTAATCCTGATCATATGCGTGACAGAATGCGCTCCATTCCGTTCAATCAGTTCAGTCACATTTTATCTGCCTCAGAGATAGCCTTCTATTCGCTACAAAAAGGACCAGCTGCGACGCAGTTTGCGACGGCGCAGCATGTTATCGACCTCGACGCGATCCTACTCGACTTCACTGATACAGCTACTGCAATTCTGAATATGGATCTTGTCATCACCGTTGACACATCGGTCGCACATCTGGCAGGCGCCCTTGGGAAGCCGGTTTGGATCCTGCTGCACCACACCCCAGACTGGCGTTGGCTACGAGGACGAGTCGATACCCCTTGGTATCCAAGCGCTCGTTTGTTCAGGCAGACGGAGCCCGGGAAATGGGATGATGTTCTATCCGAAGTCGAGCGCGAATTAGATTGCCATTCCAGAGCGTGGCAGAGCAACACGCATACAGGTATTCCTCTTGTTGAGCAGCTTGTATGA
- a CDS encoding xanthine dehydrogenase family protein molybdopterin-binding subunit, with protein sequence MPLASPTLPPQMSINPNGKQPRIDGPVKVTGSAMYASDHNLPGMLYAVPVCATIANGKITALDLTSAKAMPGVKAIYHHGNIGSLFRSGPPQGFSGVIDEKRPPFEDEVVRYYGQYVAAVVALTYEQAIAAANAVKVTYSSSAPDVSTYLTSTEAPKVDSHRGDPDAAFASAPVKVDQTYVTPTETHNPIELHASVADWDGQAFTLYETSQAVVNHQNVMAQMLGVPQENVRVISRFLGSGFGGKLWPWPHALIAASASRDLKRPVKLVVTRDMMFQNVGHRPQTQQRVRLAATPQGKLLAVMHDSLNHTSILDDYSEGCSEATAYSYSVPNLRATSALARRHVGTPTSMRGPGAVPGLFALESAVDELAVALKMDPIALRLLNEPEKDEGLNMPFSSRHFIECLKTGADKFGWANRTPGVGSMKKDGLTLGWGVAGCSWIAERMGASASFELRNDGTARIATATQDIGTGTYTVLANIVRENTGIPHDRTEVVLGDTNLPAGAISGGSWATASCIPAVVDAIQKAQQTLFGIATAEPNASFPGKKAADLAFTDGKVHLKDQPAASGIPFGDILTKANIRAAAGDGKSEGTFGDPKRKFSTHSFGAQFAEVTWQPEIARLRVSRVVTVIDAGHILNPKPARNQIEGAVVMGIGMALFEETNYDPRFGAPINNNLADYIMATNADVPSIDVTFLDYPDLVLNSLGARGVGEIGLAGIAAAITSAVYHATGVRVRELPVRIEDLLPAATWKRA encoded by the coding sequence ATGCCACTCGCATCCCCCACGCTTCCGCCGCAGATGTCCATCAACCCCAATGGCAAGCAGCCGCGCATCGATGGGCCCGTCAAGGTCACGGGCTCCGCGATGTACGCGTCAGACCACAATCTCCCCGGCATGCTTTATGCCGTGCCCGTCTGCGCCACCATCGCCAACGGTAAGATCACCGCGCTTGATCTGACCAGCGCCAAAGCCATGCCTGGCGTCAAAGCTATCTATCACCACGGCAATATCGGCTCGCTCTTCCGTTCCGGCCCGCCGCAGGGCTTCTCCGGCGTCATCGATGAGAAGCGCCCGCCGTTTGAAGATGAGGTAGTCCGTTACTACGGCCAGTATGTCGCAGCCGTCGTCGCTCTCACCTATGAGCAGGCCATCGCCGCCGCCAACGCCGTCAAGGTCACCTATAGCAGTAGCGCGCCGGACGTCAGCACTTACCTTACCTCCACGGAAGCGCCCAAGGTAGACTCTCATCGCGGCGACCCCGACGCAGCCTTCGCCTCAGCCCCAGTCAAGGTCGACCAGACCTACGTCACCCCCACCGAGACCCACAACCCAATCGAACTCCACGCCAGCGTAGCCGATTGGGACGGCCAGGCCTTCACCCTTTACGAGACCTCGCAGGCTGTCGTCAACCACCAGAATGTCATGGCGCAGATGCTCGGCGTCCCGCAGGAGAACGTGCGCGTTATCTCGCGCTTCCTCGGCTCAGGCTTTGGCGGTAAGCTCTGGCCGTGGCCCCACGCGCTTATCGCGGCCTCTGCCTCACGCGATCTCAAGCGCCCGGTCAAGCTCGTCGTCACACGCGACATGATGTTCCAGAACGTAGGTCATCGCCCTCAGACCCAGCAGCGCGTGCGCCTCGCCGCGACTCCGCAAGGCAAGCTGCTGGCGGTGATGCATGACTCGCTCAACCACACCTCCATCCTGGACGACTACTCGGAAGGATGCAGTGAAGCGACGGCCTATAGCTACAGCGTTCCCAACCTCCGCGCTACCTCCGCCCTCGCACGCCGCCACGTCGGTACGCCGACCTCCATGCGCGGGCCCGGCGCAGTCCCTGGTCTCTTCGCCCTGGAGTCCGCAGTCGATGAACTCGCCGTCGCGCTTAAGATGGACCCCATCGCGCTCCGTCTGCTCAATGAGCCGGAGAAGGACGAAGGCCTCAACATGCCCTTCTCCTCGCGCCACTTCATCGAGTGCCTGAAGACCGGCGCGGACAAGTTCGGCTGGGCTAACCGCACTCCCGGCGTAGGCTCCATGAAGAAGGACGGCCTCACTCTCGGCTGGGGCGTCGCCGGTTGTAGCTGGATCGCAGAGCGCATGGGCGCATCCGCCAGCTTTGAGCTGCGTAACGACGGCACCGCCCGCATCGCCACCGCCACCCAGGACATCGGCACCGGTACCTATACTGTGCTCGCCAATATCGTCCGGGAGAACACCGGCATCCCCCATGACCGCACCGAGGTTGTGCTCGGCGATACCAACCTGCCCGCCGGTGCCATCTCCGGCGGCTCGTGGGCCACCGCATCCTGCATTCCCGCAGTCGTAGATGCCATCCAGAAGGCCCAGCAGACCCTCTTCGGCATTGCCACTGCAGAGCCCAATGCCAGCTTCCCTGGAAAAAAAGCCGCTGATCTGGCCTTTACAGACGGTAAGGTCCACTTGAAAGACCAGCCCGCAGCCTCCGGTATCCCCTTCGGCGATATCCTCACCAAGGCCAACATCCGTGCAGCCGCAGGCGACGGCAAGAGCGAAGGAACCTTCGGCGATCCCAAGCGCAAGTTCTCCACCCATTCTTTCGGCGCACAGTTTGCGGAGGTTACCTGGCAGCCGGAGATCGCTCGCCTGCGCGTCTCGCGCGTCGTCACCGTCATCGATGCGGGGCACATCCTCAACCCCAAACCCGCACGCAACCAGATTGAAGGCGCGGTCGTCATGGGCATCGGCATGGCGCTCTTTGAAGAAACCAACTACGACCCGCGCTTCGGCGCACCCATCAACAACAACCTCGCCGACTACATCATGGCCACCAACGCTGATGTCCCCTCCATCGACGTCACCTTCCTCGACTACCCGGACCTCGTCCTCAACTCGCTCGGCGCGCGGGGTGTAGGCGAGATCGGCCTCGCCGGCATCGCCGCCGCCATCACCTCGGCCGTCTATCACGCCACCGGCGTCCGCGTCCGCGAACTTCCCGTTCGCATTGAGGATCTGCTCCCGGCCGCGACCTGGAAGCGTGCCTAA